The genomic segment CGGTCTACTCCAACTTCGGCCACTGCGTGCTCGGCCGCGTGATCGAGCAGGTGGCGAACAAGCCGTATCTGGACTTCGTTCGCGACGACCTGCTCGGACCCGGCAACAACACCAGCGTGCGCCTGGCGCGCAGCCTGCCGCGCGACCGCCACCCGCGCGAGCCGGTCTACTCGAGCCCCGGCCTGCCGGTGGCCAACGTCGTCGACCGCTCGCAGCCGCCCGGGCCCCTCTGCGACGGCGGCTTCCACATCGAGGCGATGGACTCGCACGGCGGGCTGATCTTCTCGGCGCCTGACCTGGTGCGATTCGCGCTGCGCTTCAAGTTCGACGGCCGGCCCAACACGGGCGACGCCGCGCCGGTCTCGCACACCGGCTCTCTGCCGGGTACGACTGCGCTACTGCGCTGGCACAGCGGCGGCATCGTCTTCGCGGCGGTATTCAACAAACGCCACTGGAAAGCCACCGCCGAGGGCCCGATGCCCGAAGGCGACGAGATCGGCGGGATGCTCGAAGCCGCAGCCGATTCGATCACGGCTTGGCCCTGAGATCGAGGGCGAGTTTCTCTTGGTCGCTGTGCGACCTGGAACCCTGGCCAATGCGGCGCGCCGGTCTCTGAATCTTCCTGCAGATCATGTCGGCAGTGCGGATCGACGCCACAGGTGTGCCACCGACCCTCCTTGATGCGGGGTTCAGGTTCCCGCGGGCGGGGGCGGAGGACTTCACGACGTCGCCTGCGGCGGTACGCTGGTCACCGCGTCCACGGCGACCTTTGACGTTCTGGATATGGTGCTTATGGGAACGTTATCGATATAATCATCGAAATACCGATGCATCATCGATAAGGGGCGTCGTATGTTGTCAGTGACTGTTTCGCCGAAATTCCAGGTCGTGATTCCGCAGGCGGTGCGTGAGCAGATGCAGATCACTGCGGGTCAAAAGATGCAGGTGCTCACGATTGACCGCCGCATCGAGCTGCTGCCGATCGAGACGGCCCAGGCTGCGCGTGGCTTCCTTGCCGGCATTGACACGACAGTTGTCCGCGAAGCGGACCGGGTATGAGCACCGCCCCGAATCTGGTGGATTCCTGCGGCTGGCTGGAGTATTTCGCCAACGGGGCGAATGCGGATTTTTTCGCGCCGGCGATCGAGGACACCGACCGGCTGATCGTGCCGGCCCTCTGTCTGTTCGAGGTGTTCAAGCGTGTCCTGCAACAGCGCAACGAGAGCGATGCGTTGCGCGCCATCGGCATCATGCGTCAGGGACAACTGGTCGACCTGGACGCTCACCTGGCGCTGAGCGCGGCACGATCGTCCGTCGATGCGAAGCTGGCCATGGCGGACAGCGTCATTCTGGCCAGTGCGCGCCAACGCCAAGCGACGCTCTGGACGCAGGACGCGCATTTCGAGGGCACGGCCGATGTCCGCTACATCGCGAGGCGTTGAACGGACAGGCCGCTTGGCACGGCCGGTATCCCGGCCGCGTGGCCGGCGCGGCACCCGCTTTCGGGAAGTCGCGTACCGCGGGCGATGCGGCTGCCACCGGTGAGCGCCGCCAACATGCGCTGCGCGAGGATCCGGCAACGGCGATGAGCAGGAGTTCGGTCCCGCGAGCGGGCAGATGAACCCTTTCCTGCATCTCTCGCTGCACCTGGCCGTTGCCGACCAGTTGAGCATCGACCAGCCGCCGGGGATTCGTTCGGCCTGCCAGACGCTGCGCTCGCGGGTCGGCGATCACGAGGCTGCGCACGCGATCCTCGAATGCCTCGGCGAGACGATCTGGCGTGCCGAGCGCCATGGCCGGGCGATGGACGCGAACGCCTATCTCGAGTGCGTGCGGCGCGCCGCTGCCACCTGAGCGGCATCCAGGCAGCGCACGGCTGTCGCCGCGCTTGACGGTGCTGCTGGACCGTGCCGCCGAATCGGCTGCGGTTCCTGCAGTGATTCGGCGGTGTCGCAACAGTCGGCACCGTCTGGTGCACGACATGCCTCGCGCTCGATCGAGATGTTGCGCAAGCGCGGCCACATCGCCGCGCCCGCGGGGTTGCCATCCCCCTCCGGATCAGACTAGACTAAGAAGACTTAGTCGCAATCCCAACAGGAGGGGCCATGCTGACCGTCAACATCCATGAAGCCAAGACGCATTTGTCGCGCCTCGTCGAACAGGCGGCGCGAGGCGAGTCGTTCGTGATCGCCAAGGCCGGCAAGCCCATGGTCAAGGTCACGGCGCTGGACGCGCCCGCTGCCGGGCAGGTCAGGCGGCTGGGTTTCATGGCGGGCCGGATCGAGGTGCCCGAGGATTTCGACCGGATGGGCGACGCGGAAATCGAACGGCTCTTTGCCAGCGCGCCATGAAGCTGTTGCTGGATACCCATTTGTTGCTGTGGTCCGCCGGCATGCCGGACCGGCTGCCGGTCCGGGCACGCGCACTGATCGAGGACGCGGGGAACACGCTTTGCTACAGCGCGGCCAGTTTGTGGGAAATTGCCATCAAGTGCGGATTGGGCCGCAGCGACTTCCAGGTGGACGTACGGGCCTTGCGCCAGGGACTGCTCGACAATGACTACAGCGAGTTGCCGGTCGATGGCAGGCATGCCATGGCGGTTGACGCACTGCCGCCAATCCACAAGGATCCCTTTGACCGGATGCTGGTTGCCCAGGCAATTGTTGAGGGAATCACCCTGCTGACTGCGGATGTCAATGTGGCGGACTATCCCGGACCCGTGAGAAAAGTGTGAACCCGGTACGGCAGACCGGGCCGCAGGCTGCGGTGCGGTAGCAGGAGGCACCCTGCGGTGACTGGCTACGGTTCGTGCACGGGATGGCCAGCACGGTACCGGAGGACAATCACCTCGCCAACACGGATGCGGTCGGGGCCCGGACCGCGGCCGCCTGCGCACGCTGAGCGCATCACGCTGGTGGACCAGCCGACGGCGTTTCAGCGCCTCATCGTCCGTGCAGATCAACGTGAAAGTCGCGTCCGCGACTCGCGAATTCCCCGTCTCCGGTGCTCGGGAGAAGGGCCGGGGACGAGGGGAACGGTGATGATCAGCAGACGGTGGTACCATCAACCATAACCTCGCGAGGAATAAACCCGGTGACCGCCAAGGTTGCCGGGATGTCGCAAGCCGGACCCTGGGTGGCGTCGTGACACGTGCTTCATCGAAGGCCTTGCCGACACGTCGCGTCGCCTTGGCAGGTTCTTCTTGCGGCGCCTGTGTCGCTCCTGGATCAAGCCCGCTCGCTGCGGATTTCCACGGGATTGCGTCCCATGGGTGAACAAGAAAAGAATGCCCCAATGACAGATTCTGACTCCGCGACCGGCTCGACATCGGCCCTGGCCAGCGAAACGGTGGTGCGGCACTTTCGCCAGATCTTGATGTGGCCGTTGCGCATCATGCCCGGTCAGCTTGAAGGGACCCGTATCCCGAAGCATTGGGAGGCGATCGAAGCCGCAGCGGACGCCTGTCCGTGGCAGGAGCTGCGGGACGAATTCGATGATCCCAAGAGCTTTCAGCAGCGGCATTACAAGGAATTCATCACCTTTCTGCCGTTCGTGCAGCGTTGCCTTTATGGCCAGGGATCGGCCAGTAGCCCACGAGGAGGGTTGGACAGCGCCTTGCGGGTGTTCCGTCGCCGCGACATCGCCCAGATGCGCGTCACGCTCGACAGGCACCACGCCCCATGGGTGTTGCAGAT from the Accumulibacter sp. genome contains:
- a CDS encoding AbrB/MazE/SpoVT family DNA-binding domain-containing protein, translating into MLSVTVSPKFQVVIPQAVREQMQITAGQKMQVLTIDRRIELLPIETAQAARGFLAGIDTTVVREADRV
- a CDS encoding type II toxin-antitoxin system VapC family toxin — encoded protein: MSTAPNLVDSCGWLEYFANGANADFFAPAIEDTDRLIVPALCLFEVFKRVLQQRNESDALRAIGIMRQGQLVDLDAHLALSAARSSVDAKLAMADSVILASARQRQATLWTQDAHFEGTADVRYIARR
- a CDS encoding DUF1841 family protein; the encoded protein is MNPFLHLSLHLAVADQLSIDQPPGIRSACQTLRSRVGDHEAAHAILECLGETIWRAERHGRAMDANAYLECVRRAAAT
- a CDS encoding type II toxin-antitoxin system Phd/YefM family antitoxin, with translation MLTVNIHEAKTHLSRLVEQAARGESFVIAKAGKPMVKVTALDAPAAGQVRRLGFMAGRIEVPEDFDRMGDAEIERLFASAP
- a CDS encoding type II toxin-antitoxin system VapC family toxin, with translation MKLLLDTHLLLWSAGMPDRLPVRARALIEDAGNTLCYSAASLWEIAIKCGLGRSDFQVDVRALRQGLLDNDYSELPVDGRHAMAVDALPPIHKDPFDRMLVAQAIVEGITLLTADVNVADYPGPVRKV